One genomic window of Aquisalimonas sp. 2447 includes the following:
- a CDS encoding Slp family lipoprotein: MGTRTTGLLFTILTALALSACASGPGFDTEGVNRDLQPRQAASERIQDALVIWGGTIISVRPQEDSTQLEVLAYPLDRSEQPRTDRSSQGRFLIMADGYLEPADYSEGRQVTVRGRLLESRTATIGEAEYRYAVVSADNVHLWPRQVTTQRQEPRVNFGIGIGIIR, translated from the coding sequence ATGGGCACGCGCACCACCGGACTGCTATTCACCATTCTCACTGCCCTGGCGCTTTCCGCCTGTGCCAGCGGCCCTGGCTTTGACACCGAGGGCGTGAACCGGGATCTACAACCTCGACAGGCCGCCAGCGAACGCATCCAGGACGCCCTGGTGATCTGGGGCGGCACCATCATCAGCGTGCGCCCCCAGGAAGACTCCACGCAGCTGGAGGTCCTCGCGTACCCGCTGGACCGCAGCGAGCAACCGCGCACGGATCGTTCCTCCCAGGGACGTTTCCTGATCATGGCCGATGGCTACCTGGAACCGGCGGACTACAGCGAAGGGCGTCAGGTGACCGTGCGCGGCCGGCTGCTGGAATCCCGTACCGCCACCATTGGCGAGGCGGAGTACCGCTACGCCGTGGTCAGCGCCGACAACGTGCACCTGTGGCCACGCCAGGTCACCACCCAGCGCCAGGAGCCGCGGGTCAATTTCGGCATTGGCATCGGTATCATACGGTGA